The following proteins are encoded in a genomic region of Desulfitobacterium chlororespirans DSM 11544:
- a CDS encoding DUF1836 domain-containing protein, giving the protein MNHLKEIMEIANHFEPKKKALPYLELDSMMLSQVVEVAHRVAQNDINNTQIQNWVKRKYLPNPQKKKYTREQVANILLINDLRNILSLEEASQLLSFVNLNLEDNSDDRINPAKLYRYYSEIFDLSQKDWVTSLEQLPKEVNQILAGEDLSEDDKDKVAATLVILDLLARANLYKQIAQQWLKNISQAGTPGEES; this is encoded by the coding sequence ATGAATCATCTCAAGGAAATTATGGAAATAGCCAATCATTTTGAACCGAAAAAGAAAGCTTTGCCTTATCTGGAACTGGATTCGATGATGCTTTCTCAGGTGGTGGAAGTGGCTCACCGGGTTGCCCAGAATGATATCAATAACACCCAAATCCAGAATTGGGTAAAGAGGAAGTACCTGCCTAATCCTCAGAAGAAGAAATATACCCGGGAGCAGGTTGCCAATATTCTTCTGATCAACGATTTAAGAAATATTCTATCCCTTGAAGAGGCATCCCAATTATTGAGCTTTGTCAACTTGAATCTTGAAGATAACAGCGATGATCGAATTAATCCCGCTAAGCTCTACAGGTATTACAGCGAGATCTTTGATCTCTCGCAAAAGGATTGGGTCACTTCTCTTGAGCAATTGCCTAAGGAAGTCAATCAGATTCTTGCTGGTGAAGATCTTAGTGAAGATGACAAAGATAAAGTAGCAGCGACTCTGGTTATTTTAGATCTTTTGGCCAGGGCAAACCTCTATAAGCAGATAGCTCAGCAATGGTTGAAGAATATTTCCCAGGCTGGCACTCCAGGAGAAGAGTCCTGA
- a CDS encoding aminopeptidase produces MNKQFLDKYARLVVKTGINLQPKQILVIKSPIECAEFTRKISEIAFQEGAKDVVIFWGDELTAKIRYLHGPEEIFDEFPAWQKTFFVDYARQGAAFLSIAASDPELMKEVDPERMVRAQRTQSIALKEHRERLMSNQNSWCVVSVPTQAWAQKVFPDAGPEAAVEKLWEAILASVRADQDDPVQAWEEHKANLKHSMDFMNTHRFRTLHFQNSLGTDLWVELPEDHLWLAGAEHTAEGLEFIANMPTEEVFTLPKKTGVNGKAVSSMPLNHNGNLIRNFTLTFKDGRVIDYSAKEGLESLKGLITTDEGSHYLGEVALVPYDSPISNAKILFYNTLFDENAACHLALGKAYAVTLKNGDKLSEKELEEAGVNDSLLHEDFMIGTADLNITGVTAEGQEIPIFIQGNFAF; encoded by the coding sequence ATGAATAAACAATTTCTCGATAAATACGCCCGCCTTGTCGTTAAAACCGGTATCAACCTCCAGCCTAAGCAAATTCTGGTGATTAAGTCGCCTATTGAATGCGCCGAATTCACCCGCAAGATTTCTGAGATCGCTTTTCAGGAAGGAGCGAAAGATGTCGTTATTTTTTGGGGAGATGAGCTCACCGCCAAAATTCGCTATCTCCATGGGCCGGAGGAAATCTTCGATGAGTTCCCCGCATGGCAGAAAACCTTCTTCGTCGACTATGCCCGGCAAGGGGCAGCTTTCCTGAGTATCGCGGCCTCCGATCCGGAGCTGATGAAAGAGGTTGATCCCGAACGTATGGTGAGAGCGCAAAGAACTCAATCCATCGCTTTAAAGGAGCACCGGGAGCGCCTTATGAGCAATCAAAATTCCTGGTGCGTGGTTTCCGTACCCACCCAGGCCTGGGCTCAAAAAGTCTTCCCCGATGCCGGCCCGGAAGCGGCCGTGGAAAAGCTTTGGGAAGCCATCTTGGCATCCGTTCGGGCCGACCAGGACGACCCGGTCCAAGCCTGGGAGGAGCACAAAGCAAACCTTAAACACAGTATGGATTTTATGAATACCCATCGTTTCCGCACCCTGCATTTCCAAAATTCTTTAGGTACGGATTTATGGGTTGAGCTGCCGGAAGACCATCTTTGGCTTGCCGGAGCAGAGCACACAGCCGAAGGCCTTGAATTTATTGCCAACATGCCGACGGAGGAAGTGTTTACCCTTCCCAAGAAGACCGGGGTCAACGGCAAGGCCGTCAGCTCTATGCCCTTAAATCACAACGGCAACCTCATCAGGAATTTTACCCTGACCTTTAAAGATGGCCGGGTCATTGATTACAGTGCCAAAGAGGGGTTAGAAAGCTTAAAAGGCCTCATCACCACCGATGAAGGTTCTCATTATCTTGGTGAAGTTGCTCTGGTGCCTTACGACTCCCCTATTTCCAATGCCAAGATCCTCTTCTACAATACCCTATTTGATGAAAATGCCGCCTGTCACTTAGCTCTGGGCAAAGCTTATGCCGTCACTCTGAAAAACGGCGATAAGCTAAGCGAAAAAGAATTAGAGGAAGCCGGTGTTAATGATTCCTTGCTTCATGAAGATTTTATGATCGGTACAGCCGATCTGAACATCACCGGAGTTACCGCCGAGGGTCAGGAGATTCCCATCTTTATTCAAGGGAACTTTGCCTTTTAA
- a CDS encoding CvfB family protein — protein sequence MIQVGKINQLNVANLASFGVYLDAGTGNRKDNVLLPGNECPDDIKEGDNLEVFIYHDSEDRLIATRQKPLAQAGELAYLKVTAKTKFGAFLDFGLERGLFLPFREQKYPIEVAKSYLVYLYLDKSGRLSSTTDITDFLSSASPYQKNDSVTGTVYQIHPDIGVFVAVDNQYLGLIPRTENYSDLKWGDRVQARVIRVRDDGKLDLSSRNLSHQQMSVDAELLVNAMNAHGGVLPLHEKASPEEIERVFHMSKAAFKRAVGALLKSGRIKKNGDELRLP from the coding sequence ATTATCCAGGTCGGTAAAATCAATCAGCTCAATGTAGCTAACCTTGCCTCTTTTGGGGTCTATCTCGATGCCGGGACAGGTAACCGCAAAGATAATGTTCTGCTGCCGGGAAATGAATGCCCTGACGACATCAAAGAAGGGGATAATTTAGAGGTATTCATTTACCATGATTCGGAAGACCGCTTGATCGCTACACGCCAAAAGCCCTTAGCCCAAGCGGGAGAACTTGCCTATCTGAAGGTTACCGCCAAGACAAAATTTGGCGCTTTCCTGGACTTTGGCCTGGAACGCGGTCTCTTCCTGCCCTTCCGGGAGCAGAAATACCCCATAGAAGTGGCTAAAAGTTATCTTGTTTACCTTTATTTAGATAAAAGCGGGCGCTTATCTTCCACAACGGATATCACTGACTTTCTCAGCTCCGCTTCTCCTTATCAAAAAAATGACTCCGTCACGGGGACAGTCTACCAAATTCATCCCGATATCGGCGTTTTTGTAGCAGTGGATAATCAATACCTGGGCCTGATTCCCCGTACAGAGAACTATTCAGATCTCAAATGGGGGGACCGGGTTCAGGCTCGGGTGATTCGAGTCCGGGACGACGGAAAACTGGACCTTTCTTCCCGCAATCTCTCCCACCAGCAGATGAGTGTGGATGCTGAGCTTCTCGTCAACGCCATGAATGCCCACGGAGGTGTACTTCCTCTCCATGAAAAAGCCAGCCCCGAGGAGATCGAAAGGGTTTTTCACATGAGCAAAGCCGCCTTTAAACGGGCTGTGGGAGCGCTGCTTAAGAGCGGGCGGATTAAGAAGAACGGTGACGAGCTCCGGCTTCCCTGA
- a CDS encoding DUF401 family protein, protein MFVIVKIGATLAMVVWLLRKKIQIGHAMLAGSIVLFLISSPTLGKADAAVQTTLREVGTWEVVFAMYFVMCLEQLLRTTGIIEGFMAAMKPLLRSDRVLLAFMPTFLGLLPSLGGAIFSAPMVEQASKKFSLSPEKKGAINYWFRHVWEYGNPIIPGVLLASQITGIPLGTFVANMIGYTLLALLLGVVFILTGKGFESGPAVQNDLVKDSDAGKNQADSLKTRSPFHYFLLGVGPILVNIILVVAFDLSAALSMGIVVLGMVIILRFTRQQLATMLREAFEKKILWGILGILFFQHVLTVSGIVQELIAFFQGTNIPVVVMLGLGSLIVALLTGSPQGAVAVIFPILSAFYPGNLETATVAYIMAIAGAMLSPAHLCLIVTAEYFKADLFKILKPVLLLEVIILTFMAAVHLI, encoded by the coding sequence GTGTTTGTCATAGTTAAAATTGGTGCTACTTTAGCCATGGTTGTTTGGCTTCTGCGCAAAAAAATTCAAATCGGCCATGCCATGCTGGCCGGGTCCATCGTCTTATTCCTGATATCCTCGCCAACCCTGGGCAAAGCGGACGCCGCCGTCCAGACAACTCTGCGGGAGGTTGGCACCTGGGAAGTCGTCTTTGCCATGTATTTTGTCATGTGCCTGGAGCAGCTTTTGCGGACCACCGGCATCATCGAAGGCTTCATGGCTGCCATGAAACCCTTGCTGCGCAGTGATCGCGTCCTGCTGGCCTTTATGCCCACCTTCCTGGGTCTGCTTCCTTCTTTGGGAGGAGCGATCTTCTCAGCCCCTATGGTAGAGCAGGCAAGCAAGAAATTTTCGCTGTCTCCTGAGAAAAAAGGGGCAATAAACTATTGGTTTCGCCATGTTTGGGAGTATGGCAACCCGATTATTCCGGGAGTTCTCCTGGCAAGCCAAATCACAGGCATACCTTTAGGAACCTTTGTGGCCAATATGATCGGCTATACTCTGCTTGCCTTGCTCCTTGGGGTGGTATTTATTCTGACAGGCAAAGGGTTTGAGAGTGGGCCTGCAGTCCAAAATGATTTAGTCAAGGATTCAGATGCCGGCAAAAATCAGGCTGATTCGTTAAAGACCAGAAGTCCGTTTCATTATTTTCTGCTGGGAGTAGGTCCCATTCTGGTAAATATTATTTTAGTGGTGGCCTTTGATTTAAGTGCCGCGCTTTCTATGGGCATAGTCGTCTTAGGTATGGTGATCATTCTCCGCTTTACCAGGCAGCAGCTGGCCACCATGCTTCGGGAAGCCTTTGAAAAGAAGATTCTTTGGGGCATTTTGGGTATTTTGTTTTTCCAGCATGTCCTAACGGTATCTGGAATTGTCCAGGAGCTTATTGCCTTTTTTCAGGGAACAAATATTCCGGTTGTCGTCATGCTGGGCCTGGGCTCTTTGATCGTGGCCTTGCTCACCGGTTCCCCTCAGGGAGCGGTGGCCGTTATTTTCCCCATCCTTTCGGCCTTTTACCCGGGAAATCTGGAGACGGCTACAGTCGCTTATATCATGGCGATTGCTGGAGCCATGCTGTCGCCGGCCCATCTTTGTCTGATTGTTACGGCGGAGTATTTCAAAGCCGATCTCTTTAAGATTTTAAAGCCGGTGCTTTTGCTGGAAGTGATTATCTTGACCTTTATGGCGGCCGTTCATTTGATTTAG
- a CDS encoding TrkH family potassium uptake protein, translating into MNYSLVQGIVGRLLMGYALTMFVPLVLAAFKNENSMWAFLLTLLITACLGAAMVYFRKPTQEKMSIRESFVIVGGAWMLTSLLGALPFWLADSVPTFIDALFESVSGLTTTGSSVINDVEALPLSILLWRSITHWLGGIGIIVLFIILLPSTGFGAVHLFNAEVPGPLSKRTMPRIRDTAITIWKIYAFLTMVLITLLMLAGMSPFDAVNHGFSTISAGGFSTKNTSMMHYGNLWIELVVILFITIAGGNFRIYLEIWTKKSLKPLRNTEFITYLAIIIGSTLLIVGGLWLAHDKPPDYAMRHALFQVVSLVTGTGFSSTDYNQWPAVTKLILLALMFIGGCAGSTTGGMKVSRIMLLTKHVWAVLTRGLHPRAVSSIKLDGRPVDAVVVNMVSVFFFLYVGIFALATIIIAGTGLEPFDAMSAVAASLGNVGPGFGIVGPTTTYAGITLFGKFILSLCMLLGRLELFTLLILLRPEFWRTKGGW; encoded by the coding sequence ATGAATTATTCGCTTGTGCAAGGGATCGTTGGCAGGCTTCTCATGGGATATGCTTTAACCATGTTCGTTCCCTTGGTCCTAGCGGCTTTTAAGAATGAAAACAGCATGTGGGCATTTTTGCTGACCCTGTTGATTACTGCTTGTCTTGGTGCTGCCATGGTTTATTTTCGAAAACCTACCCAGGAAAAAATGAGTATTCGGGAGAGCTTTGTCATTGTTGGCGGGGCCTGGATGCTGACCTCCTTGCTGGGGGCTTTGCCTTTTTGGCTGGCGGATAGTGTTCCGACTTTTATCGATGCTTTGTTTGAATCCGTCTCCGGATTAACGACCACGGGCTCCAGTGTGATCAATGATGTTGAAGCCTTGCCTTTATCCATCCTCCTTTGGCGAAGCATCACCCACTGGCTGGGCGGAATCGGGATTATTGTTCTCTTCATCATTTTGCTGCCCAGTACGGGCTTTGGTGCGGTGCATTTATTCAATGCCGAAGTGCCGGGGCCTTTAAGCAAGCGCACCATGCCCCGGATTCGCGATACGGCGATTACTATCTGGAAAATCTATGCCTTTTTGACCATGGTCCTCATCACTCTGCTGATGCTGGCGGGAATGAGCCCCTTTGACGCCGTCAACCATGGCTTCTCCACTATTTCCGCCGGAGGATTTTCCACCAAAAACACAAGTATGATGCATTATGGTAATCTGTGGATTGAGCTTGTGGTGATCTTATTTATTACGATTGCCGGGGGGAATTTCCGTATCTATCTGGAGATTTGGACGAAGAAGAGTTTAAAGCCTTTGCGGAATACGGAGTTTATTACCTATCTGGCCATTATCATAGGCAGTACCCTGCTGATTGTGGGAGGACTATGGCTGGCTCACGATAAACCGCCTGATTATGCCATGCGGCATGCTTTATTCCAAGTGGTCTCACTGGTTACGGGGACGGGCTTCTCTTCCACGGACTATAATCAATGGCCGGCTGTCACCAAGTTAATTCTGCTGGCTCTGATGTTCATTGGCGGATGTGCCGGCTCCACCACAGGCGGGATGAAAGTATCGCGAATCATGCTGCTTACGAAGCATGTTTGGGCCGTATTAACCCGCGGCCTGCATCCCCGGGCTGTATCCAGCATCAAGCTGGATGGAAGGCCTGTGGATGCTGTCGTAGTCAATATGGTCAGTGTGTTTTTCTTCCTTTATGTAGGGATTTTCGCTTTGGCTACGATTATTATCGCGGGAACAGGGCTGGAGCCTTTTGATGCCATGAGTGCGGTAGCCGCTTCATTGGGCAATGTGGGGCCCGGCTTTGGCATAGTAGGTCCAACCACAACGTATGCAGGTATCACACTCTTCGGTAAATTTATCTTGTCCCTTTGTATGCTGCTTGGCCGCTTGGAGCTGTTTACCCTGCTCATTTTATTGCGTCCCGAGTTTTGGAGAACCAAAGGCGGCTGGTAA
- a CDS encoding TrkH family potassium uptake protein: MNLPVILGVLGRLLVLYAGAMCIPMILAIALGEWSITSFLLSVLITGIPGFLLMKRFKTPEMKMGVREAFAVVAGAWLLASCTGALPYWFAQVVPTYMDALFETVSGLTTTGASVINDVEILPQSLLLWRSLTHWLGGMGIIVLFIVLLPKAGMGSVLLFNAEVPGPTNDRMMPRIRDIAISLWKIYLVFTALCALLLWSAGMTFLDAVNHAFSTIATGGFSTKNNNIMYYDSLAIEMIITFFMILSGVNFAIYLSLWRKRTMKVFRNTELLVYLALIAAAALVIAGSLWFRSGNSPEDAFRHALFQAASLLSTTGYASADFAQWPSMTKIILFLFMFIGGSVGSVSGGLKISRFILLAKAAWAELKRGIHPRVVSSIKLDGKVIDGESLNRVGIFFFLYVMTFTIASIAMAGTGLESFDAMSAAAAALGNVGPGFGAVGPTTTYAGISLGGKAVLTLCMLLGRLEFFTLLMIFRPEFWRRRKIW; encoded by the coding sequence ATGAACCTTCCAGTCATTCTGGGGGTGCTGGGCAGGCTCCTGGTTTTATATGCAGGAGCCATGTGTATCCCTATGATTTTGGCCATCGCCTTAGGGGAGTGGAGTATCACTTCCTTCCTGCTGTCGGTATTGATTACCGGGATTCCAGGCTTTTTGCTTATGAAGCGGTTTAAGACTCCTGAAATGAAGATGGGTGTCCGTGAAGCCTTTGCCGTGGTGGCCGGGGCTTGGCTGCTCGCCTCCTGCACGGGAGCCTTGCCTTATTGGTTCGCCCAGGTGGTGCCCACGTATATGGACGCTTTGTTTGAGACGGTATCAGGCCTTACCACAACCGGGGCCAGCGTCATTAATGATGTGGAGATTTTACCCCAATCTCTCCTTTTATGGCGGAGCTTAACCCATTGGCTGGGGGGAATGGGCATCATCGTTCTGTTTATCGTCTTGCTCCCGAAAGCCGGCATGGGCTCGGTCCTTCTCTTTAATGCCGAGGTTCCTGGACCGACCAATGACCGCATGATGCCACGGATTCGCGATATAGCTATTTCTTTATGGAAGATCTATCTTGTTTTTACAGCGCTTTGTGCCTTGCTCCTCTGGAGTGCCGGCATGACCTTCCTGGATGCCGTCAACCACGCCTTTTCCACCATAGCTACCGGCGGCTTCTCCACTAAAAATAACAATATTATGTATTACGATAGTTTGGCTATTGAAATGATTATTACTTTCTTTATGATCCTTTCCGGTGTCAATTTTGCCATTTATCTCAGCCTTTGGCGGAAAAGAACCATGAAAGTTTTTCGTAATACGGAATTGCTGGTTTATCTGGCGCTGATTGCGGCTGCAGCTTTGGTGATCGCCGGAAGCCTGTGGTTTCGTAGTGGAAATTCGCCGGAGGATGCTTTTCGCCATGCCTTATTTCAAGCAGCTTCTCTTCTTTCCACCACAGGGTATGCTTCGGCAGACTTTGCGCAGTGGCCTTCTATGACCAAGATCATCTTATTCCTCTTTATGTTCATTGGTGGCAGTGTGGGTTCGGTATCAGGGGGTCTGAAGATCTCCCGGTTTATCCTGCTGGCCAAAGCCGCTTGGGCGGAACTGAAGAGGGGGATTCACCCCCGGGTTGTCTCCAGTATAAAACTTGACGGGAAAGTCATCGATGGAGAAAGCCTGAACAGAGTGGGGATTTTTTTCTTTCTCTATGTCATGACATTCACTATAGCAAGCATCGCCATGGCCGGCACAGGATTAGAGTCTTTTGATGCCATGAGTGCGGCAGCCGCCGCTTTGGGAAATGTTGGTCCGGGGTTCGGGGCTGTGGGACCGACGACGACCTATGCCGGGATCAGCCTTGGGGGCAAGGCGGTGCTCACACTATGTATGCTGTTAGGGCGCTTGGAGTTTTTTACTCTGCTCATGATCTTTCGTCCTGAATTTTGGCGAAGGCGAAAAATTTGGTAG